A region of Centropristis striata isolate RG_2023a ecotype Rhode Island chromosome 17, C.striata_1.0, whole genome shotgun sequence DNA encodes the following proteins:
- the LOC131989719 gene encoding zinc finger protein 883-like yields the protein MSPPKKKHHHCLLCEKSFTTAGNLRVHVRAHTGEKPYSCDQCGKAFNTAESLRRHQRIHTGEKPYGCKQCGIAFATAQSLRRHERIHTGEKPYSCKQCGNAFTTVHYLREHQRIHTGEKPYSCDQCEKTFVTKSALQCHRRVHTGEKPYWCELCGNMFSHSSALKSHQRVHTGEKPYWCDQCGKMFSRSDSLKSHQRVHTTSS from the exons atgaGTCCGCCAAAAAAG AAACATCACCACTGTCTGCTCTGTGAGAAATCCTTCACAACAGCTGGAAATTTAAGGGTTCATGTACGAgctcacactggagagaaaccgtacagctgtgaccaatgcgGGAAGGCTTTCAACACAGCAGAGAGCCTGAGACGACATCAACGCATTCATACTGGAGAAAAACCGTACGGCTGTAAACAATGTGGGATCGCGTTTGCCACGGCACAGAGCCTGAGACGACATgaacgcattcacactggagagaaaccatacAGCTGTAAACAATGTGGGAATGCTTTCACAACGGTACATTACCTGAGAGaacatcaacgcattcacactggtgagaaaccgtacagctgcgaCCAATGTGAGAAAACCTTTGTCACCAAAAGTGCCCTACAATGCCATCGACgcgttcacactggagagaaaccgtactggTGTGAACTATGTGGGAATATGTTTTCTCATAGTAGTGCCCTTAAATCTCACCAGcgagttcacactggagagaaaccgtactggTGTGATCAATGTGGGAAAATGTTTTCTCGGAGTGATTCCCTTAAATCTCACCAACGTGTTCACACAACGTCTTCTTAA
- the LOC131989050 gene encoding cysteinyl leukotriene receptor 2-like has product MSENLSTTVAALSSNSSGTMELLAACFHVDDAFKYRAYTFTYLLLFPVAFLCNIAALAVFFLQSSRRSSASCVVMMNLALSDSSFSLTLPLRLAYYFRGGVWDFPDWLCRLCVFGFYVNLYTSILFLTLLSVLRWLAVAQPLRHRTLATPTRTLLACLGVWLFVGASSGPFLSNGVTNRKGLPRCFEPSSPSSWGRVLILNYVALALGFLLPFLTLIFCYSRIIRHLTTGFGGDCSSPAGRARLRNRRRSVYLVTMVTVTFLICFLPYHVIRSLHLHAVCDRWRCAITVALQRAVVVTLCLAACNSVVNPLLYYYATRTFRDNMRDAQSSLMHSRGGSIRLGLALLMRRNTT; this is encoded by the exons ATGAGCG AAAATTTGTCAACAACTGTCGCTGCCCTCAGCAGCAACAGCTCGGGCACCATGGAGCTGCTGGCGGCCTGTTTCCACGTGGACGACGCCTTCAAGTACCGAGCCTACACCTTCACCTACCTGCTGCTGTTCCCCGTGGCCTTCCTCTGCAACATTGCAGCACTCGCAGTCTTTTTCCTGCAGAGCAGCCGCAG AAGCTCCGCCTCTTGTGTCGTCATGATGAACCTCGCCCTGTCAGACAGCAGCTTCTCCCTCACCCTCCCACTGCGATTGGCTTATTACTTCAGGGGCGGGGTTTGGGACTTCCCTGATTGGCTGTGCCGCCTTTGTGTCTTTGGCTTCTACGTCAACCTGTAcaccag cATCCTCTTCCTGACTCTACTAAGCGTGCTCCGTTGGCTCGCCGTGGCCCAGCCGCTGCGTCACCGCACTCTGGCTACGCCCACTCGCACCCTATTGGCTTGTCTGGGGGTGTGGCTGTTTGTGGGCGCGTCCTCCGGCCCCTTCCTGTCCAATGGGGTGACCAACAG GAAGGGGTTACCTCGCTGCTTCGAGCCGTCTAGCCCCTCCTCTTGGGGGCGTGTCCTGATCCTGAACTATGTGGCATTGGCGCTCGGCTTCCTGCTTCCGTTCCTCACCCTCATCTTCTGCTACAGCCGCATCATCCGCCACCTGACCACCGGCTTTGGGGGTGACTGCAGCAGTCCGGCCGGCCGAGCGCGCCTTCGCAACCGACGGCGCTCGGTGTACCTGGTCACCATGGTGACGGTGACCTTCCTGATCTGCTTCCTGCCCTACCACGTGATCCGCTCGCTGCACCTGCACGCCGTGTGTGACCGCTGGCGGTGCGCCATCACGGTGGCGCTGCAGAGGGCCGTTGTGGTGACGCTGTGTCTGGCGGCGTGCAACAGCGTGGTCAACCCGCTGCTGTACTACTACGCCACCAGGACGTTCAGAGACAACATGAGGGACGCTCAGTCATCTCTGATGCACAGCAGAGGGGGGTCCATCAGGCTCGGACTGGCTCTGCTGATGAGAAGGAACACCACCTGA